A section of the Symphalangus syndactylus isolate Jambi chromosome 19, NHGRI_mSymSyn1-v2.1_pri, whole genome shotgun sequence genome encodes:
- the LHX9 gene encoding LIM/homeobox protein Lhx9 isoform X4, whose product MQTLQTPFSLWMKPASSRVSGPQEAMLFHGISGGHIQGIMEEMERRSKTEARLAKGAQLNGRDAGMPPLSPEKPALCAGCGGKISDRYYLLAVDKQWHLRCLKCCECKLALESELTCFAKDGSIYCKEDYYRRFSVQRCARCHLGISASEMVMRARDSVYHLSCFTCSTCNKTLTTGDHFGMKDSLVYCRAHFETLLQGEYPPQLSYTELAAKSGGLALPYFNGTGTVQKGRPRKRKSPALGVDIVNYNSGCNENEADHLDRDQQPYPPSQKTKRMRTSFKHHQLRTMKSYFAINHNPDAKDLKQLAQKTGLTKRVLQGEQILGHYSQTSRRLKIP is encoded by the exons ATGCAGACGCTCCAAACGCCCTTTTCACTTTGGATGAAGCCAGCATCTAGTAGGGTCTCCGGCCCTCAAGAAG CCATGCTCTTCCACGGGATCTCCGGAGGCCACATCCAAGGCATCATGGAGGAGATGGAGCGCAGATCCAAGACTGAGGCCCGTCTGGCCAAAGGCGCCCAGCTCAACGGCCGCGACGCG GGTATGCCCCCGCTCAGCCCGGAGAAGCCCGCCCTGTGCGCCGGCTGCGGGGGCAAGATCTCGGACAGGTACTACCTGCTGGCTGTGGACAAACAGTGGCATCTGAGATGCCTGAAGTGCTGTGAATGTAAGCTGGCCCTCGAGTCCGAGCTCACCTGCTTTGCCAAGGACGGTAGCATTTACTGCAAGGAGGATTACTACAG AAGGTTCTCTGTGCAGAGATGTGCCCGCTGCCACCTTGGCATTTCCGCCTCGGAGATGGTCATGCGCGCCCGAGACTCTGTCTACCACCTGAGCTGCTTCACCTGCTCCACTTGCAACAAGACTCTGACCACGGGCGACCATTTCGGCATGAAGGACAGCCTGGTGTACTGCCGCGCCCACTTCGAGACCCTCTTGCAAGGAGAGTATCCACCGCAGCTGAGCTACACGGAGCTGGCGGCCAAGAGCGGCGGCCTGGCCCTGCCTTACTTCAACGGTACGGGCACCGTGCAGAAGGGGCGGCCCCGGAAGCGGAAGAGCCCAGCGCTGGGAGTGGACATCGTCAATTACAACTCAG GTTGTAATGAGAATGAGGCAGACCACTTGGACCGGGACCAGCAGCCTTATCCACCCTCGCAGAAGACCAAGCGCATGCGAACTTCTTTCAAGCATCACCAGCTCCGGACCATGAAATCCTACTTTGCCATCAACCACAACCCGGATGCCAAGGACCTCAAGCAGCTTGCCCAGAAAACAGGTCTGACCAAAAGAGTTTTGCAG GGAGAACAAATCTTGGGGCATTACAGCCAAACATCCCGACGTTTGAAAATTccctaa
- the LHX9 gene encoding LIM/homeobox protein Lhx9 isoform X2, giving the protein MLNGTTLEAAMLFHGISGGHIQGIMEEMERRSKTEARLAKGAQLNGRDAGMPPLSPEKPALCAGCGGKISDRYYLLAVDKQWHLRCLKCCECKLALESELTCFAKDGSIYCKEDYYRRFSVQRCARCHLGISASEMVMRARDSVYHLSCFTCSTCNKTLTTGDHFGMKDSLVYCRAHFETLLQGEYPPQLSYTELAAKSGGLALPYFNGTGTVQKGRPRKRKSPALGVDIVNYNSGCNENEADHLDRDQQPYPPSQKTKRMRTSFKHHQLRTMKSYFAINHNPDAKDLKQLAQKTGLTKRVLQVWFQNARAKFRRNLLRQENGGVDKADGTSLPAPPSADSGALTPPGTATTLTDLTNPTITVVTSVTSNMDSHESGSPSQTTLTNLF; this is encoded by the exons ATGCTGAACGGTACCACTCTAGAGGCAG CCATGCTCTTCCACGGGATCTCCGGAGGCCACATCCAAGGCATCATGGAGGAGATGGAGCGCAGATCCAAGACTGAGGCCCGTCTGGCCAAAGGCGCCCAGCTCAACGGCCGCGACGCG GGTATGCCCCCGCTCAGCCCGGAGAAGCCCGCCCTGTGCGCCGGCTGCGGGGGCAAGATCTCGGACAGGTACTACCTGCTGGCTGTGGACAAACAGTGGCATCTGAGATGCCTGAAGTGCTGTGAATGTAAGCTGGCCCTCGAGTCCGAGCTCACCTGCTTTGCCAAGGACGGTAGCATTTACTGCAAGGAGGATTACTACAG AAGGTTCTCTGTGCAGAGATGTGCCCGCTGCCACCTTGGCATTTCCGCCTCGGAGATGGTCATGCGCGCCCGAGACTCTGTCTACCACCTGAGCTGCTTCACCTGCTCCACTTGCAACAAGACTCTGACCACGGGCGACCATTTCGGCATGAAGGACAGCCTGGTGTACTGCCGCGCCCACTTCGAGACCCTCTTGCAAGGAGAGTATCCACCGCAGCTGAGCTACACGGAGCTGGCGGCCAAGAGCGGCGGCCTGGCCCTGCCTTACTTCAACGGTACGGGCACCGTGCAGAAGGGGCGGCCCCGGAAGCGGAAGAGCCCAGCGCTGGGAGTGGACATCGTCAATTACAACTCAG GTTGTAATGAGAATGAGGCAGACCACTTGGACCGGGACCAGCAGCCTTATCCACCCTCGCAGAAGACCAAGCGCATGCGAACTTCTTTCAAGCATCACCAGCTCCGGACCATGAAATCCTACTTTGCCATCAACCACAACCCGGATGCCAAGGACCTCAAGCAGCTTGCCCAGAAAACAGGTCTGACCAAAAGAGTTTTGCAG GTTTGGTTCCAAAACGCACGAGCCAAATTCAGAAGGAACCTTttgcggcaggagaatgggggTGTTGATAAAGCTGACGGCACGTCGCTTCCGGCCCCGCCCTCAGCAGACAGCGGAGCTCTCACTCCACCCGGCACTGCGACCACTTTAACAGACCTGACCAATCCCACTATCACTGTAGTGACATCCGTGACCTCTAACATGGACAGCCACGAATCCGGAAGCCCCTCACAAACTACCTTAACGAACCTTTTCtaa
- the LHX9 gene encoding LIM/homeobox protein Lhx9 isoform X3, with translation MEIVGCRAEDNTCPFRPPAMLFHGISGGHIQGIMEEMERRSKTEARLAKGAQLNGRDAGMPPLSPEKPALCAGCGGKISDRYYLLAVDKQWHLRCLKCCECKLALESELTCFAKDGSIYCKEDYYRRFSVQRCARCHLGISASEMVMRARDSVYHLSCFTCSTCNKTLTTGDHFGMKDSLVYCRAHFETLLQGEYPPQLSYTELAAKSGGLALPYFNGTGTVQKGRPRKRKSPALGVDIVNYNSGLSCNENEADHLDRDQQPYPPSQKTKRMRTSFKHHQLRTMKSYFAINHNPDAKDLKQLAQKTGLTKRVLQVWFQNARAKFRRNLLRQENGGVDKADGTSLPAPPSADSGALTPPGTATTLTDLTNPTITVVTSVTSNMDSHESGSPSQTTLTNLF, from the exons ATGGAAATAGTTGGGTGCCGAGCAGAAGACAACACGTGTCCTTTCCGCCCCCCAGCCATGCTCTTCCACGGGATCTCCGGAGGCCACATCCAAGGCATCATGGAGGAGATGGAGCGCAGATCCAAGACTGAGGCCCGTCTGGCCAAAGGCGCCCAGCTCAACGGCCGCGACGCG GGTATGCCCCCGCTCAGCCCGGAGAAGCCCGCCCTGTGCGCCGGCTGCGGGGGCAAGATCTCGGACAGGTACTACCTGCTGGCTGTGGACAAACAGTGGCATCTGAGATGCCTGAAGTGCTGTGAATGTAAGCTGGCCCTCGAGTCCGAGCTCACCTGCTTTGCCAAGGACGGTAGCATTTACTGCAAGGAGGATTACTACAG AAGGTTCTCTGTGCAGAGATGTGCCCGCTGCCACCTTGGCATTTCCGCCTCGGAGATGGTCATGCGCGCCCGAGACTCTGTCTACCACCTGAGCTGCTTCACCTGCTCCACTTGCAACAAGACTCTGACCACGGGCGACCATTTCGGCATGAAGGACAGCCTGGTGTACTGCCGCGCCCACTTCGAGACCCTCTTGCAAGGAGAGTATCCACCGCAGCTGAGCTACACGGAGCTGGCGGCCAAGAGCGGCGGCCTGGCCCTGCCTTACTTCAACGGTACGGGCACCGTGCAGAAGGGGCGGCCCCGGAAGCGGAAGAGCCCAGCGCTGGGAGTGGACATCGTCAATTACAACTCAGGT TTGA GTTGTAATGAGAATGAGGCAGACCACTTGGACCGGGACCAGCAGCCTTATCCACCCTCGCAGAAGACCAAGCGCATGCGAACTTCTTTCAAGCATCACCAGCTCCGGACCATGAAATCCTACTTTGCCATCAACCACAACCCGGATGCCAAGGACCTCAAGCAGCTTGCCCAGAAAACAGGTCTGACCAAAAGAGTTTTGCAG GTTTGGTTCCAAAACGCACGAGCCAAATTCAGAAGGAACCTTttgcggcaggagaatgggggTGTTGATAAAGCTGACGGCACGTCGCTTCCGGCCCCGCCCTCAGCAGACAGCGGAGCTCTCACTCCACCCGGCACTGCGACCACTTTAACAGACCTGACCAATCCCACTATCACTGTAGTGACATCCGTGACCTCTAACATGGACAGCCACGAATCCGGAAGCCCCTCACAAACTACCTTAACGAACCTTTTCtaa
- the LHX9 gene encoding LIM/homeobox protein Lhx9 isoform X1, with protein sequence MEIVGCRAEDNTCPFRPPAMLFHGISGGHIQGIMEEMERRSKTEARLAKGAQLNGRDAGMPPLSPEKPALCAGCGGKISDRYYLLAVDKQWHLRCLKCCECKLALESELTCFAKDGSIYCKEDYYRRFSVQRCARCHLGISASEMVMRARDSVYHLSCFTCSTCNKTLTTGDHFGMKDSLVYCRAHFETLLQGEYPPQLSYTELAAKSGGLALPYFNGTGTVQKGRPRKRKSPALGVDIVNYNSGCNENEADHLDRDQQPYPPSQKTKRMRTSFKHHQLRTMKSYFAINHNPDAKDLKQLAQKTGLTKRVLQVWFQNARAKFRRNLLRQENGGVDKADGTSLPAPPSADSGALTPPGTATTLTDLTNPTITVVTSVTSNMDSHESGSPSQTTLTNLF encoded by the exons ATGGAAATAGTTGGGTGCCGAGCAGAAGACAACACGTGTCCTTTCCGCCCCCCAGCCATGCTCTTCCACGGGATCTCCGGAGGCCACATCCAAGGCATCATGGAGGAGATGGAGCGCAGATCCAAGACTGAGGCCCGTCTGGCCAAAGGCGCCCAGCTCAACGGCCGCGACGCG GGTATGCCCCCGCTCAGCCCGGAGAAGCCCGCCCTGTGCGCCGGCTGCGGGGGCAAGATCTCGGACAGGTACTACCTGCTGGCTGTGGACAAACAGTGGCATCTGAGATGCCTGAAGTGCTGTGAATGTAAGCTGGCCCTCGAGTCCGAGCTCACCTGCTTTGCCAAGGACGGTAGCATTTACTGCAAGGAGGATTACTACAG AAGGTTCTCTGTGCAGAGATGTGCCCGCTGCCACCTTGGCATTTCCGCCTCGGAGATGGTCATGCGCGCCCGAGACTCTGTCTACCACCTGAGCTGCTTCACCTGCTCCACTTGCAACAAGACTCTGACCACGGGCGACCATTTCGGCATGAAGGACAGCCTGGTGTACTGCCGCGCCCACTTCGAGACCCTCTTGCAAGGAGAGTATCCACCGCAGCTGAGCTACACGGAGCTGGCGGCCAAGAGCGGCGGCCTGGCCCTGCCTTACTTCAACGGTACGGGCACCGTGCAGAAGGGGCGGCCCCGGAAGCGGAAGAGCCCAGCGCTGGGAGTGGACATCGTCAATTACAACTCAG GTTGTAATGAGAATGAGGCAGACCACTTGGACCGGGACCAGCAGCCTTATCCACCCTCGCAGAAGACCAAGCGCATGCGAACTTCTTTCAAGCATCACCAGCTCCGGACCATGAAATCCTACTTTGCCATCAACCACAACCCGGATGCCAAGGACCTCAAGCAGCTTGCCCAGAAAACAGGTCTGACCAAAAGAGTTTTGCAG GTTTGGTTCCAAAACGCACGAGCCAAATTCAGAAGGAACCTTttgcggcaggagaatgggggTGTTGATAAAGCTGACGGCACGTCGCTTCCGGCCCCGCCCTCAGCAGACAGCGGAGCTCTCACTCCACCCGGCACTGCGACCACTTTAACAGACCTGACCAATCCCACTATCACTGTAGTGACATCCGTGACCTCTAACATGGACAGCCACGAATCCGGAAGCCCCTCACAAACTACCTTAACGAACCTTTTCtaa